A region of Leclercia adecarboxylata DNA encodes the following proteins:
- the mltF gene encoding membrane-bound lytic murein transglycosylase MltF, producing the protein MKKLKINYLFIGIVTLLLAAALWPSIPWFGKAENRIAAIQARGELRVSTIVSPLTYSSVNDKVIGLDYELAQHFADYLGVKLKVTVRQNISQLFDDLDNGDADLLAAGLVYNSERSKNYQPGPTYYSVSQQLVYRVGSLRPRTLAGLTADRLTVAPGHVVIDDLRALKEKKYPDLSWKVDEKLGTTALLEQVTDGKLPYTIADSVAISLFQRVHPELAVALDVTDEQPVTWFSPLDADQTLSAAMLDFYNGMNEDGTLARLEEKYLGHGDDFDYVDTRSFLRAVDNVLPELKPLFEKYAQEIDWRLLAAISYQESHWDAQATSPTGVRGLMMLTKNTAQSLGLTDRTDAEQSISGGARYLQDMMAKVPETVPEEERIWFALAAYNMGYAHMIDARALTAKTKGNPDSWSDVKQRLPLLSQKPYYNKLTYGYARGHEAYAYVENIRKYQISLVGYLMEKEKEALTEQQLAQAYPVVSPDELTHPITSILPFAAFSADAAFERSHLATPNTLVPVPLQ; encoded by the coding sequence TTGAAAAAATTAAAGATTAATTACCTGTTCATCGGCATCGTCACCCTGCTGCTGGCAGCGGCCCTCTGGCCATCAATCCCCTGGTTCGGTAAAGCCGAAAATCGCATCGCCGCCATCCAGGCGCGGGGGGAGCTGCGCGTCAGTACCATTGTCTCTCCCCTCACCTACAGTTCGGTAAACGATAAAGTCATTGGACTGGATTACGAACTGGCGCAGCATTTTGCCGACTACCTGGGCGTGAAGCTGAAAGTTACGGTGCGCCAGAACATCAGCCAGCTGTTTGACGACCTTGATAATGGCGATGCCGATCTGCTGGCCGCAGGCCTGGTCTATAACAGCGAGCGCAGCAAAAATTATCAGCCAGGCCCGACCTACTACTCTGTCTCGCAGCAGCTGGTCTATCGCGTGGGCAGCCTGCGCCCGCGCACCCTTGCCGGCCTTACCGCCGATCGGCTTACCGTCGCCCCCGGCCATGTGGTGATTGACGACCTGCGGGCGCTGAAAGAGAAAAAGTACCCTGACCTCAGCTGGAAGGTTGATGAGAAGCTCGGCACCACGGCGCTGCTGGAGCAGGTGACGGACGGGAAACTGCCCTACACCATCGCCGACTCGGTTGCCATCAGCCTGTTCCAGCGCGTTCACCCGGAGCTGGCCGTGGCGCTGGACGTCACCGACGAGCAGCCCGTCACCTGGTTCAGTCCCCTTGACGCCGACCAGACGCTCTCCGCCGCCATGCTCGATTTCTATAACGGGATGAATGAAGACGGCACCCTGGCGCGTCTGGAAGAGAAGTACCTCGGGCACGGCGACGATTTCGACTATGTCGATACCCGCAGCTTCCTGCGGGCGGTGGATAACGTCCTGCCGGAGCTGAAACCGCTGTTTGAGAAGTACGCCCAGGAGATTGACTGGCGTCTGCTGGCCGCGATTTCGTATCAGGAGTCTCACTGGGATGCGCAGGCCACCTCGCCAACCGGCGTGCGCGGCCTGATGATGCTGACCAAAAACACCGCCCAGAGCCTGGGCCTCACCGACCGTACCGACGCCGAGCAGAGCATCAGCGGCGGCGCGCGTTACCTGCAGGATATGATGGCGAAAGTGCCGGAGACGGTGCCGGAGGAGGAGCGGATCTGGTTTGCGCTGGCGGCCTATAACATGGGCTATGCCCATATGATCGACGCCCGCGCCCTGACCGCGAAAACCAAAGGTAATCCGGACAGCTGGTCAGACGTAAAGCAGCGCCTGCCGCTGCTGAGCCAGAAGCCGTATTACAACAAGTTAACCTATGGCTATGCGCGCGGCCACGAGGCGTACGCCTACGTGGAGAATATCCGCAAATACCAGATAAGCCTGGTGGGGTATCTGATGGAGAAAGAGAAAGAGGCGCTGACGGAGCAGCAGCTGGCGCAGGCCTATCCGGTGGTGTCACCGGATGAGCTTACTCACCCGATTACTTCGATTCTGCCTTTTGCTGCTTTTTCTGCTGACGCCGCATTCGAAAGAAGTCACTTAGCAACGCCGAACACGCTGGTGCCAGTACCCCTCCAATAA
- the tadA gene encoding tRNA adenosine(34) deaminase TadA, whose protein sequence is MRPLFRLEYAALSDPELNHEYWMRHALQLAQRAWDEGEVPVGAVLVHNNQVIGEGWNRPIGRHDPTAHAEIMALRQGGLVLQNYRLLDTTLYVTLEPCVMCSGAMIHSRIGTVVYGARDEKTGAAGSLLDVLSHPGMNHQVNIIGGVLAPACSALLSDFFRMRRQQKKQQKAESK, encoded by the coding sequence ATGCGCCCGCTTTTCAGACTGGAGTATGCTGCGTTGTCCGACCCCGAACTTAATCATGAATACTGGATGCGCCACGCGCTCCAGCTTGCCCAACGTGCCTGGGATGAAGGCGAAGTCCCGGTTGGTGCCGTACTGGTACACAACAATCAGGTGATTGGCGAAGGCTGGAATCGCCCGATTGGTCGCCATGACCCTACCGCGCATGCCGAAATTATGGCCTTACGCCAGGGCGGGCTGGTGCTGCAAAACTACCGCCTGCTGGATACCACCCTGTATGTCACCCTCGAACCCTGCGTTATGTGCTCCGGGGCGATGATCCACAGCCGGATCGGCACGGTGGTGTATGGCGCGCGGGATGAAAAAACCGGCGCGGCAGGTTCGCTGCTGGACGTGCTCAGCCACCCCGGCATGAATCATCAGGTCAACATTATTGGAGGGGTACTGGCACCAGCGTGTTCGGCGTTGCTAAGTGACTTCTTTCGAATGCGGCGTCAGCAGAAAAAGCAGCAAAAGGCAGAATCGAAGTAA
- the yfhb gene encoding phosphatidylglycerophosphatase C has product MANNERRVVFFDLDGTLHQQDMFGTFMRYLLRRQPLNALLVLPLLPIVGCVLLVKGRAARWPMSLLLWGCTFGHSEARLKQLEKEFVSWFREHVTAFPVVQDRLTNYLDANDADIWLITGSPQSLVEQVYFDTPWLPRVNLIATQIGRAYGGWVLTMRCLGHEKVVQLEKKIGTPLRLYSGYSDSKQDNPLLYFCQHRWRVTPLGELQQLE; this is encoded by the coding sequence TTGGCAAATAACGAGCGTCGCGTTGTCTTTTTTGATCTGGACGGAACGCTGCATCAGCAGGATATGTTCGGTACCTTTATGCGCTATTTACTGCGCCGACAGCCCCTGAATGCCCTGCTCGTATTGCCCTTGCTACCCATTGTGGGCTGCGTGCTGCTGGTGAAAGGGCGCGCCGCCCGCTGGCCGATGAGCCTGCTGCTGTGGGGCTGCACCTTCGGCCACAGCGAAGCCCGGCTCAAACAGCTGGAGAAAGAGTTTGTCAGCTGGTTTCGCGAGCACGTCACCGCCTTTCCGGTGGTGCAGGATCGGCTGACAAACTACCTGGACGCCAACGACGCCGATATCTGGCTGATCACCGGCTCGCCGCAGTCGCTGGTGGAACAGGTCTATTTTGATACCCCCTGGCTGCCGCGCGTCAATCTGATCGCCACCCAGATTGGCCGCGCTTACGGCGGCTGGGTGCTGACCATGCGCTGCCTCGGCCACGAGAAGGTGGTGCAGCTGGAGAAAAAAATCGGCACCCCGCTGCGGCTCTACAGCGGCTACAGCGACAGCAAACAGGATAACCCGCTGCTCTACTTCTGCCAGCACCGCTGGCGCGTCACGCCGCTGGGCGAACTGCAGCAACTGGAATGA